In Glycine max cultivar Williams 82 chromosome 4, Glycine_max_v4.0, whole genome shotgun sequence, the genomic stretch CatgttgttttgaaatttttgagcTTGCTGCCATGTCCTAAATCTGTGTTGAGATGTTTTCCTTGAGATTTTGATGCCAAAAATGAGTTATTTGTATGTTAAAACATAGAGTTAGccttaaatttcacttaaatcaaAGTTTCTTAGCAAAAGTTACAAACAAAACAAGTTTAAGGACCTTTAGTGAAATGAAAAATTTGTCATGAATTTTGATTGAGAATTACAATAGTatgaattgtttttattaaagttttgacCTCAAAGATGAGTTTTTTAGGTTGGAAAAATATAGGGTAGAATATAAGATTTGCGAAAATACGAATCTCAGAACACTGAGAGCGCTAAAAATAAGTTAGGAGTAAAACTTTGAAAAATTGAGAGATGGGGTGATTTTAGACGGTAGATGACTTAACTTTGGAATCCATGCCTCCATATAAATTATCtgagaattatttattttctggaaCTGAtgatttatttactattttattgcTAAGATAAATGCAAGATCAGATGACTGATGCATGTTCTAAAATTGTGATGATTCTctgttgataaaattaatgaaatgcatgcatgtcttttattattattattattattattattattattattgaatgataAGACCAAAAGAGTGTGAAGTCCGACAATTACATCTGTGGAATGCGAATTTATTttctagtatatatatatatatatatatatatatatatatatatatatatatatatatatatatatatatatgcatattgtCATTTTTATCTATATGCATTATGGTTTGGGTCTGGGGGTGTTTGACCCTCGGCAAATTATTTGCTATGTTTGGTTAGATAGCTATAATTACAGTCGTTATGATGTCCAATTGTTTCTGTGTGGCAAGTGGTTCTACTGCTTAAGGGGCCACAAGTGGTTCCCTAAGAGTAGTACGTAGGCCTGAACCTCGTCTCTCTTTCTTGTTTGCTTGTTTGTACGCGTTCGTTGATGTACGTGGTACGAGGACTATACACACGATTCAGtgacaagattcaagaggattGGATAGAGAGTAAAAGAACTAGTGGTTCTATTTCCTTCTATGAGAAGGTGAGGTTGTGTTGAGGAAATGGATCGGATGATAGACAAAGATACATTGGGGTGTAGTGGGCGAAGAGGTTTGAAGAAGCTATGGAAATTAGCAAGTGGTGACTACCCAACATTTGGTGCACTCATTTAGCATGAGTAACTCTTAGGCCTCACATGATTTTTGTAAGACCATTAAGACATGAAAGGATTGGTGGTAGTGGGCTCTATTGtgaattaagtgtgataatTACACACTTAGGATGCGATAGTGTTGTTTGTTTGGATAACCACATGCAGTGGTTATCTAGattgtatgttttaattttccCTACTAAAAATGTTGCATTTTACGATGCGGAAACAATCGCGGTCCCCATTCAACCATCTTAAAACCGTATATATGACTTTAACAAAGACGGGTACATAAAACCGTATTAGAAACCTATGTTCCACAGCGGCTTTTCGTAAGACTGTCGTAGTTTCATTTATCTTCCAACAAAATTACTCGCGTCTCATTTATTCACACACTCACTCACGCTCAGACTCAGTAGAGAAAGAACCCTAAAATTCCATCACTGCGATGAACTTTGCTTTTTTCCCTCCCCGTCAAAGAGGTCTTAAGGGATTTGAAGGGTCATAGAGCTACTTTGATTAAAGCCCTCATCATTGATTCTTACTACTAcgtctttctttcttcttatccttttttccatttcaaattttattttctttttttttctttactttgacATTAGAGatctttttttttcaccttGTTTGTTCATCTCACTTCTAATTAAGGAACAAGCTTTCCGCAGTTGAACACCCTAGCTAGCTAGTTTCCACCAATTTGAATCAGCAATGGGTCACTCTTTCTGTAACGTCAAAGTTCTATCTGCTTTTGTCGCCGACGGATTCTTGCTTTAACAGGGTAATATTAGCTAGCTACCTAACTCACTTTACAATGTTGTGAATCCCGTCAAGAAAACCCTAATTCGCTCGCAGTCACACAAGAGGCCAATCCAATTCATAGTTCGGTAAGTTCCATCTTTGATTTGCCATTGTTCATTGAGTCTCTGCATTTTGCTTAATCCACCATATTGTTGTTTAGATCTGAGAATATTTCGTCTTATTTGATTGTATGAATGACAAAGATGGGTGAAGATGTGAAGGTAGTTGTTCCAGAATCAGTGTTGAAGAACCGCAAGAAGGAGGAGGATTGGGCATTGGCCAAGAATGAAGAACTCGATGCTACCAAGAAGAAGAGAGCCGAGAGCCGCAAACTCATCTACAACAGAGCTAAGCAGTAAGCTAAGGAGTACGATTACCAGGTAcacttttttctcaattttgttACCCTAAttgtgtttctctcttttccctcGTTTATTAACCTGTTTGttgtgtttttgtattttttaacagGAGAAGGAATTGATTCGGTTGAAACGCGAGGCCAAGCTGAAAGGTGGTTTCTATGTGGATCCAGAGGCTAAGCTGTTGTTTATTATTGGCATTCATGGGTATGTGTTTCTACTTAGACTGAGATTTTAGAATATTCATGTTGTTGTAGATCAATGAAGAGGCGAGTGATAAGGTCCTTGAAGTAGAGCAGAAGTACAATGAGATAAGGAAGCCAGTTTACAATAAACGAAATGATGTCGTCAAATCTATTCCTGATTTCTGGTTCACTGCTGTAAGTTTCTTTCTGTTAATTTGATTATTGTTAGGAtggttaaaaattttaaaaaattatttatatttttttttcttgtgtagTTTATGAGTCATCCTGCCCTTTATGAACTTCTGAATGTAGAGGATCAAAAGGTTTGACTTCTTTCCTCATGCTTGCTGAAGTTTTGCAATTAtgttaaatttagttatattcagtttatttatttacttatggTGTTTTGTGAGGTTTACATGAGAGAGTGCATGCATTCAATGTTTTTATTCCTTTGATTATTGATAATACCTGTTGATGAAGTTTAATTCATTGTCGGCATCCTCTGTTTGGTAGATATTTATGTATTTGGGTTCTCTTGATGTTGAAGATAATAAAGATGTCAAATCAGGCTACTCAATCACCTTTGTAAGTTTTCCTTGCTCTCTTTACTTAAGTGGTGCTTTTCTTTGTAGAAGTGATTTAGAAATCACTTTTAGATCATCCTGAAAATTTATGGTCTGTGTGAAGTCAATGCTTGTTTTATTCATTGAAGAATAACCAGATGTTAATTTTCTACTACAAATGaccagtttttaattatttcttgttCAGAATTTCAATCCCAATCCCTATTTTGAGAATATAAAGCTTACAAAGACTTTTACCTTCCTTGAAGAAGGAACAGCAAAGATAACTGCTACCC encodes the following:
- the LOC106798648 gene encoding NAP1-related protein 2; this translates as MGEDVKVVVPESVLKNRKKEEDWALAKNEELDATKKKRAESRKLIYNREKELIRLKREAKLKGGFYVDPEINEEASDKVLEVEQKYNEIRKPVYNKRNDVVKSIPDFWFTAFMSHPALYELLNVEDQKIFMYLGSLDVEDNKDVKSGYSITFNFNPNPYFENIKLTKTFTFLEEGTAKITATPIKWKMERGQGKAMPNELDHDKNGNKWARIDISFFSWFSDCEQKNDVDEIHDEVAELIKDDLWPNPLTYFNNVS